One segment of Scomber scombrus chromosome 3, fScoSco1.1, whole genome shotgun sequence DNA contains the following:
- the LOC133977859 gene encoding PAK4-inhibitor inka2-like, whose amino-acid sequence MLCLRDSGDCLREQMQYMMRSLQDLKNLRKTCSAARCPLAPISTQLPALVRHSAVAHACQQRALQREHRTRLRMSDASTASTYDSACCLASPLEEEEDDASSRLGLSLRLGSPSSQKSLEFDSGYSESSWQDDGVVLRRTRNVRVSSSACLRTNRAPSGRIRPKSTSDACLERWTSFEVSDPDDWTNSLLTRGRNRQPLVLGDNSFADLIQNWMDLPDCPEPIELTPNSRHRSGRGFFVNMRKRLTGFSKSVGDRVRMRPTESAHVNRAANASKRLSCPIVASQTKVPFFHQSHSGINELDTDFYHFAALMKSGSRQPIICKDIISYI is encoded by the exons atg CTTTGTCTACGTGACTCAGGTGACTGCCTACGGGAGCAGATGCAGTATATGATGAGGTCACTGCAAGACCTGAAAAATCTGCGGAAAACCTGCTCTGCAGCCAGATGCCCCCTTGCTCCCATCAGCACCCAACTCCCAGCCTTAGTGCGCCACTCTGCAGTGGCACATGCTTGTCAGCAGCGAGCATTGCAGCGAGAACACCGAACGCGTCTGCGGATGTCTGATGCCAGCACGGCCAGTACCTATGACTCAGCCTGCTGCCTGGCGAGTcctctggaggaggaggaagatgatgcaAGTAGTCGTTTGGGCCTGAGCCTCAGGCTGGGCTCTCCCAGCAGTCAGAAGAGTTTGGAGTTTGATTCAGGCTACTCTGAGTCATCATGGCAAGATGATGGAGTGGTGCTCAGGAGGACGAGGAATGTGCGTGTGTCATCTTCAGCTTGCCTCCGCACAAACAGGGCACCAAGCGGACGTATTCGACCCAAATCCACCTCTGACGCCTGTCTAGAGAGATGGACATCTTTTGAGGTCAGCGACCCAGATGACTGGACAAACTCTTTATTGACCAGAGGACGCAACCGCCAACCTCTGGTTCTTGGTGACAATAGCTTTGCTGATCTCATACAGAACTGGATGGACTTGCCAGATTGCCCTGAGCCCATTGAGCTGACGCCAAATTCGAGACACAGGTCGGGAAGAGGCTTCTTTGTCAACATGAGAAAAAGACTAACTGGATTTTCTAAGAGTGTAGGCGACAGAGTGAGGATGAGACCCACAGAGTCTGCTCATGTTAATAGAGCTGCCAATGCTTCAAAACGTCTGTCCTGTCCCATTGTGGCATCACAGACTAAAGTCCCCTTTTTCCACCAGTCCCACTCAGGCATTAATGAACTGGACACAGACTTCTACCACTTTGCAGCCCTCATGAAATCAGGCAGCCGGCAGCCGATTATCTGCAAAGATATCATTAGTTACATCTGA